In Calonectris borealis chromosome 29, bCalBor7.hap1.2, whole genome shotgun sequence, one genomic interval encodes:
- the LOC142094128 gene encoding GON-4-like protein isoform X3 yields MAARRLRGGRAPRRFRFLRSERDGAAGPGPGRRCPAASRFPVFQVGAGMSLSLKMLPCKKRRAAAAGPHSPRERGGAGEDGEPPGAGGSSSAGAADGGSSAKLAPAARAGGPPSSGPGGWRGPGEASLKGGKRPPGRAAPGSAQEAPGAKEACAAAQRPEGLGSPEAVAEGKTPKLYTEVEVNSQRDPYLTENQSAVQESPVRSSLQLAVRNPTVMKPLKNTRAGEWPQQTDKENEDLGLFIPLEEQDGEDIERRKRRRKATKRKREGKSQEEEGSLSCDIKLDDTLDRTLEDGAKQHNLTVVNVRNILHEVITNEHVVAMMKAAISETEDIPLFEPKMTRSKLKEVVEKGVVIPTWNISPIKKANEVKPPQFVDIPLEEDDSSDEEYQPDDEDEDETAEESLLESDVESTASSPRGAKRSRTRRSSDEEGGMLCEMEKVTTPVVRHISAEVVPMGPPPPPKPKQNKDSTFMEKLHAVDEELASSPVCMDSYQSLEDSLIAFRTRSKRPLKDVPLGQLEAELRAPDITPDMYDPNTADDEEWKRWLGGLMNDDVENEDEADDDDDPEYNFLEDLDEPDTEDFRNDRAVRITKKEVNELMEELFETFQDEMGFSNMEDEGPEDEDNVTESRPNFNTPQALRFEEPLANLLNEQHRTVKEQLEQLRMKKSSIKPPQETEKSKPQNEKPLQSLVLDSMQRKRLQQQMQQHVQLLTQIHLLASSNPALSSEASTTRMFLSELGNFARSSTLLRQSFNPKFQTMFQPCNLKGALQLIEDFHAQVQVDWSPRKAVKKSANEFPCLPKQVAWILATRRVFMYPELLPICSLKANPPRDKIIFTKAEDNLLALGLKHFEGTEFPKPLISKYLLPTKTAHQLTVRIKNLNMNRAPDNIIRYYKKTKQLPILFKCCEEIQPNEWKPPVEREEHRLPFWLKASLPSIQGELKQLAEDARETPGSPDAESVFLGTGKETSDTEYDEKYPLLMPKGLVLTLKPLANRFSRRAWRRQRSSALKPVLIRPSPCLQPSSNTMNIQKTVKLSQSEAPPSKVMVQIPRLIQPATVMQTVPGVQPLNVQAVVGSGDGLEFQNVLSTSHSDSRQAFSAAVPPALVSSNPVTFQPKLMLPALAGAKIRKPCVRKGYQKKKGTKSAPLIKTSPLIQPSPVILTVPATTVKVVNIGNGCNMIQPINTTVGRGTQAIPVTTLLVNPSTFPCPLNQPLVTSSIPSLIVSPNPVGLSASSVGENEEQLNLVPSCPAGNNNNAYPTVEPKVEPPELYVSCSAVSPKKECSTNPATSNNGSQEKANKSDCCSWTVVEGDKNTSEPLSVDLLPHLEDPDETVKIEPEDSNDATKEVNPVQKRDLLCAEVKEEFLLDLGQELNMEAACSCSNDLKEIKKEHTLCDEKGEEERRVLQASPHGEQQLDAGGVAGPQVSSESPKNLSYTADVEAEFSSPLGRPEDSSSIDGQSVGTPAGPEAGGEREGQEEEEEDDFDDFTQDEDEEMSSASEESILSVPELQETMEKLTWLATERRLSQEGDSEEENSQEENSEPEEEEEEEGEGIESLQKDDEICGDISEEPKSAFTLTKTAPQVEAHRMPAGENMKAPGKSRSSHRTRNKRGRARASKDTSKLLLLYDEDILERDPLREQKDLAFAQAYLTRVREALQHVPGKYEDFLRVIYEFEISTDKRTAVDLYSTLQKLLHDWPQLLTDFAAFLLPEQALECGLFEEQQAFEKSRKFLRQLEICFAENPAHHQKIIKVLQSCADCLPQEIAELKTQMWQLLKGHDHLQDEFSIFFDHLRPSASRMGDFEEINWTEEKEYEFDGFEEVSLPDVEEEDEPPKMHAASKNKKRKEIGGQNNDKVCENKFYKNKDSQELTASLVQRESSPRPEGKDSGTSKEPAEESLENRDEGEDVQSRTKTVPRKVDSLTSGSHLEGKIVSGRHASSEKDALPDNRAQEAGVSAVVNTPKDSNSSVTGPRWTHLQTATLKLPQETKDCPCTVGSESEGLNQQHQGNADASLGLSRDLLLSSRSATVKGLTGPSPSSGKSLCQTEGLHSDSSDKFTVFGHASKSGVKEFEGSPLPLEGKPEAKQGWITPGRKATLGKSCSSQSPDSRILEAGDAGCTGNFPESRLKSHANNCFQVHQHSEQLEYGVVTASLGQKEEEQQQQRVTEATVCAKNSKVSSTGEKVVLWTREADRVILTTCQEKGAHLETFHAISQKLGNKTASEVSHRFRELMKLFHTSCDGSSEDEEDATSTSNTDQLSDKDLLLSEEEPDD; encoded by the exons ATGGCGGCGCGGCGCCTgcgcggcgggcgggccccgCGGCGCTTCCGCTTCCTGCGGAGCGagcgggacggggcggcggggcccgggcccgggcggcggTGCCCCGCGGCCAGCCGCTTTCCTGTCTTCCAGGTGGGCGCCGGGATGTCGCTCTCGCTGAAGATGCTGCCCTGCAAGAAgaggagagcggcggcggcggggccgcacAGCccgcgggagcgcggcggcgccGGGGAGGACGGGGAGCCGCCCGGCGCCGGCGGCTCGTCCTCGGCGGGCGCTGCCGATGGCGGCTCCTCCGCCAAACTCGCGCCGGCGGCCCGAGCCGGCGGGCCGCCCTCCTCCGGCCCGGGCGGGTGGAGGGGGCCCGGGGAGGCCTCGCTGAAAGGCGGGAAGAGGCCCCCCGGCAGGGCGGCCCCGGGCTCCGCTCAGGAGGCGCCGGGCGCGAAGGAGGCCTGCGCTGCCGCCCAGCGCCCCGAGGGCCTCGGGAGCCCCGAAGCGGTGGCGGAAG GGAAAACGCCTAAGCTGTATACAGAGGTGGAAGTGAATTCACAGAGAGATCCGTATCTGACTGAAAACCAATCTGCAGTGCAGGAGTCTCCAGTGAGAAGTTCTTTGCAGCTGGCTGTCAGAAATCCTACCGTGATGAAGCCGCTGAAGAACACCAGAGCTGGTGAGTGGCCCCAGCAGACTGATAaggaaaatgaggatttggggCTGTTTATTCCATTGG agGAGCAAGATGGAGAGGATAttgagagaaggaagaggaggaggaaggcaaccAAacggaaaagagaagggaaaagtcaAGAAGAGGAGGGATCTTTGTCTTGTGACATCAAGCTGGATGATACGCTTGATCGCACCTTAGAGGATGGAGCTAAACAACATAACCTGACAGTTGTCAACGTGCGAAACATCCTGCAT GAAGTGATCACAAATGAGCATGTGGTTGCCATGATGAAAGCAGCCATCAGTGAGACAGAAGATATACCTTTGTTT GAGCCCAAAATGACTCGTTCCAAACTGAAAGAAGTTGTGGAGAAAGGAGTG GTGATTCCGACATGGAATATTTCTCCAATTAAGAAGGCGAATGAGGTGAAG CCTCCTCAGTTTGTGGACATTCCTCTTGAGGAAGATGATTCATCTGATGAAGAATACCAGCctgatgatgaggatgaggatgagacTGCGGAAGAG AGCTTACTGGAAAGTGATGTAGAGAGCACTGCTTCTTCTCCTCGGGGAGCAAAACGATCTAGGACAAGGCGATCATCTGATGAAGAGGGAGGGATGCTCTGCGAG atggagaaggtTACTACACCTGTTGTTAGACATATTAGTGCTGAAGTAGTTCCCATGGGACCTCCACCACCTcctaaaccaaagcaaaacaaagacagCACGTTCATGGAGAAGCTGCATGCAGTGGATGAAGAATTGGCTTCAAGCCCAGTATGCATGGATTCTTACCAG TCTCTGGAAGACAGCCTCATTGCCTTCCGAACCCGATCTAAGAGACCGCTGAAGGATGTTCCTCTTGGTCAGCTGGAGGCTGAGCTCCGAGCCCCAGATATCACGCCTGATATGTACGATCCCAATACTGCAGATGATGAagaatggaaaaggtggcttggAGGACTCATGAATGACGATGTGGAGAATGAAG ATGAagcagatgatgatgatgacccTGAGTACAACTTCCTGGAAGATCTGGATGAACCAGACACAGAAGACTTCAGAAATGATCGTGCTGTGAGAATTACCA aaaaggAAGTGAATGAACTGATGGAGGAGCTGTTTGAGACA TTTCAGGATGAGATGGGTTTCTCGAACATGGAAGATGAAGGTCCAGAAGATGAAGATAATGTTACAGAATCACGGCCAAATTTTAATACACCACAAGCGCTTAG ATTTGAAGAGCCTCTGGCCAATTTACTGAATGAACAACACCGGACAGTGAAGGAACAACTTGAGCAGCTGAGAATGAAAAAGTCCTCAATCAAGCCACCACAagagacagaaaaatcaaaacctcaAAATGAGAAGCCTCTCCAGAGCCTTGTTCTGGACAGTATGCAAAGAAAGAGGCTCCAGCAGCAAATGCAGCAG CATGTTCAGCTTCTGACTCAAATTCATCTTCTCGCAAGTTCCAACCCTGCCTTAAGTTCAGAGGCCAGTACTACCAGGATGTTTTTG AGCGAGCTTGGTAACTTTGCTCGAAGCTCTACGCTCCTTCGTCAGTCGTTCAATCCTAAGTTTCAAACAATGTTCCAGCCGTGTAACTTGAAGGGAGCACTGCAGCTCATTGAAGATTTTCATGCCCAAGTCCAAGTTGACTGGAGCCCTCGCAAAGCTGTGAAGAAGAGTG CCAATGAATTTCCATGTTTGCCAAAACAAGTGGCATGGATTTTGGCAACAAGGAGAGTCTTTATGTATCCAGAGTTACTGCCAATATGTTCCTTGAAAGCAAACCCTCCCCGGGACAAGATTATCTTCACCAAGGCAGAGGACAA tttATTAGCTTTAGGTTTGAAACATTTTGAAGGGACAGAGTTTCCAAAGCCTTTGATCAGCAAGTATCTCCTGCCAACAAAAACTGCCCACCAGCTTACAGTACGAATCAAGAATCTCAACATGAATCGAGCCCCTGATAATATCATCAGA TActataaaaagacaaaacagttgCCCATTCTGTTCAAGTGCTGTGAGGAAATCCAGCCTAATGAGTGGAAGCCACCTGTTGAGAGAGAAGAACATCGCCTGCCATTCTGGCTAAAG GCAAGCTTGCCCTCCATTCAGGGGGAATTGAAGCAATTAGCAGAAGATGCCAGGGAGACGCCAGGTTCACCTGATGCAGAATCTGTCTTTTTGGGGACAGGAAAGGAAACTTCAGACACAGAATATGATGAAAAATACCCTCTACTCATGCCAAAGGGACTAGTACTGACCTTAAAGCCCCTTGCCAATCGATTCTCTAGGAGAGCATGGAGGAGGCAGAGGTCTTCAGCTTTGAAGCCTGTCCTCATTCGACCGAGTCCTTGTCTGCAGCCCAGTTCCAATACTATGAACATCCAGAAAACTGTGAAGCTGTCCCAGTCAGAAGCTCCTCCCAGCAAAGTTATGGTTCAGATTCCTCGGCTAATCCAGCCAGCTACAGTTATGCAGACGGTGCCGGGAGTGCAGCCTTTGAATGTTCAAGCAGTGGTAGGAAGTGGGGATGGCTTGGAATTTCAGAATGTGCTCTCCACTTCGCATTCGGACTCCAGGCAAGCTTTCTCAGCTGCTGTACCACCAGCTCTAGTGTCCTCAAATCCAGTTACTTTTCAGCCAAAACTGATGTTGCCAGCTTTGGCTGGAGCAAAAATACGCAAACCTTGTGTTCGTAAGggataccaaaagaaaaaagggacaaaatCTGCCCCACTGATAAAGACTTCGCCTTTGATTCAGCCATCTCCTGTCATCCTTACTGTACCTGCTACCACAGTGAAAGTGGTTAATATAGGCAATGGTTGCAATATGATTCAGCCCATAAATACAACAGTTGGTAGAGGCACGCAGGCTATTCCAGTTACAACCTTATTGGTAAATCCATCCACTTTCCCGTGTCCCTTAAATCAGCCTCTAGTGACTTCTTCAATCCCTTCGTTGATAGTCTCTCCTAACCCTGTTGGTCTTTCTGCATCGTCTGTTGGTGAAAACGAAGAACAACTGAATCTGGTTCCTTCCTGCCCCGCTGGAAACAACAACAATGCCTATCCCACAGTGGAGCCCAAGGTTGAACCCCCAGAGTTGTACGTTTCATGCTCTGCCGTCTCCCCCAAGAAGGAGTGTAGTACAAATCCTGCCACTTCAAATAATGGCAGTCAGGAAAAGGCAAATAAGAGTGACTGCTGTAGCTGGACAGTGGTAGAAGGAGACAAGAACACTTCAGAGCCATTGTCTGTGGACCTTTTGCCTCACTTAGAAGATCCAGATGAAACAGTGAAAATTGAGCCTGAAGATTCAAATGATGCTACCAAGGAAGTAAATCCAGTACAGAAGAGGGATCTTTTATGTGCTGAAGTGAAGGAGGAATTCCTGCTGGATCTTGGCCAGGAGCTGAACATGGAGGCTGCATGTTCATGTTCAAATgacctgaaagaaattaaaaaagagcaTACTTTATGTGACGAGAAGGGAGAAGAAGAACGACGGGTTTTGCAGGCATCTCCCCATGGTGAACAGCAGTTGGATGCAGGTGGTGTTGCTGGACCACAAGTGAGCAGTGAGTCTCCAAAGAATCTTTCGTATACAGCAGATGTTGAGGCAGAATTTAGTAGTCCACTAGGAAGACCAGAGGATTCATCCAGTATAGATGGCCAGTCTGTTGGGACACCAGCTGGCCCtgaagctggaggagagagagaaggacaagaagaagaggaagaagacgaCTTTGATGATTTTACACAAGATGAGGATGAAGAAATGTCATCAGCCTCAGAAGAATCTATTCTTTCAGTGCCAGAACTTCag GAGACAATGGAAAAACTTACTTGGCTTGCAACAGAGAGACGTTTAAGCCAAGAAGGAGATTCTGAAGAAGAGAATTCCCAGGAAGAGAActctgagcctgaggaagaggaggaggaggaaggggaaggaatagAGAGTTTACAGAAAGATGATGAAATATGTGGCGATATATCAGAAGAACCTAAATCTGCCTTCACATTGACAAAGACGGCCCCACAGGTGGAAGCCCACAGAATGCCAGCAG GAGAAAACATGAAAGCCCCTGGGAAGAGCAGGAGCTCCCACAGAACCAGAAATAAGAGGGGACGGGCCCGTGCTAGCAAAGATACATCTAAGCTGCTCCTCTTGTATGATGAAGACATCCTGGAGAGAGATCCCCTGCGGGAACAGAAGGATCTGGCATTTGCACAAGCCTATCTAACCAGG GTGCGTGAAGCCTTGCAGCATGTTCCTGGAAAGTATGAAGACTTTCTTCGTGTTATCTATGAGTTTGAGATTAGCACGGACAAGCGAACAGCTGTGGATCTCTATTCCACTTTACAGAAACTGTTGCATGACTGGCCACAGTTGCTCACAGATTTTGCTGCCTTTCTTCTACCAGAACAAGCTTTGGAGTGTGGACTG TTTGAAGAGCAGCAAGCGTTTGAAAAAAGCCGGAAGTTCCTCAGGCAGCTGGAGATTTGTTTTGCTGAAAATCCTGCCCACCATCAGAAGATCATCAAAGTTCTGCAGAGTTGTGCAGACTGCCTCCCCCAGGAGATTGCAGAG CTGAAGACCCAAATGTGGCAGTTGTTGAAAGGACATGACCACTTGCAGGATGAGTTCTCCATTTTCTTTGATCACTTACGGCCCTCAGCCAGCCGCATGGGAGATTTTGAGGAGATCAACTGGACAGAAGAGAAGGAATATGAG tttgATGGGTTTGAAGAGGTATCTTTGCCAGATGTAGAAGAGGAGGATGAACCACCCAAGATGCACGCAGCCTCGAAAAATAAGAAGCGGAAAGAGATCGGAGGCCAGAACAATGACAAG GTGTgtgaaaacaaattttataaaaataaagattctcAAGAGCTGACTGCAAGCCTTGTTCAACGAGAATCGAGTCCTCGGCCTGAAGGGAAGGATTCTGGAACATCTAAGGAACCTGCAGAAGAAAGCCTGGAGAACAGAGATGAAGGAGAAGATGTGCAGAGCAGAACAAAAACTGTACCTAGAAAAGTGGACTCTCTGACTTCAG GATCTCACTTGGAAGGAAAGATTGTCTCTGGCAGACACGCATCTTCTGAAAAAGATGCACTGCCTGATAATCGGGCTCAAGAAGCAGGTGTCAGTGCTGTTGTGAACACTCCAAAGGACAGTAACTCTTCTGTCACTGGCCCCAGATGGACACATCTACAAACAGCTACTCTAAAACTACCTCAAGAAACCAAAGACTGCCCTTGCACTGTGGGAAGTGAGAGTGAGGGACTAAACCAGCAACATCAAGGAAATGCAGATGCTTCCCTTGGGCTGAGCAGAGATCTGCTGCTGTCTTCTCGTTCTGCTACAGTGAAAGGTCTAACGGGACCTAGTCCCTCTTCTGGAAAGAGTTTATGTCAGACTGAAGGGCTTCATTCTGATTCGTCAGATAAGTTCACTGTCTTTGGTCATGCTTCAAAATCAGGTGTGAAAGAATTTGAGGGATCGCCTTTGCCTCTGGAAGGAAAACCTGAAGCAAAGCAGGGTTGGATAACACCGGGTAGAAAAGCAACACTGGGTAAGAGCTGCAGCTCACAGTCCCCTGATAGTCGCATTTTGGAAGCAGGTGATGCGGGCTGCACTGGAAATTTTCCTGAGAGCAGATTAAAGTCACATGCAAACAACTGCTTCCAGGTGCATCAGCATTCTGAGCAGCTAGAATATGGAGTGGTTACTGCCTCCCTGGGGcaaaaggaggaggagcagcaacagcagcgaGTCACAGAAGCAACTGTGTGTGCTAAGAACAGCAAAGTCAGCTCGACTGGGGAGAAGGTTGTCCTCTGGACCAG GGAGGCCGACAGAGTCATCCTTACCACCTGTCAGGAGAAAGGAGCCCATCTGGAAACCTTCCATGCCATCTCGCAGAAACTGGGCAACAAGACTGCTAGTGAG GTATCCCACAGGTTCAGAGAACTGATGAAGCTGTTTCATACCTCCTGCGATGGGAGCTCTGAAGATGAGGAGGATGCAACTAGTACCAGTAACACAGACCAGCTGTCAGATAAAGACCTTCTGCTTTCTGAGGAAGAACCTGATGACTAA